One Acinetobacter colistiniresistens DNA segment encodes these proteins:
- the atpB gene encoding F0F1 ATP synthase subunit A produces MAAEEHALTSTEYIKHHLTNMTYGKMPDGTWKLAETAEEAHSMGFTAIHLDSMGWSIGLGVIFCLLFWTVAKAANAGVPTKFQSAIEMIIEFVDSSVRDTFHGKSRLIAPLALTIFVWIFLMNAMDLIPVDWIPYTAQLIGANVFGMDPHHVYFKIVPSTDPNITLGMSLSVFVLILFYSIREKGIGGFVGELALNPFNPSNKFAKALLIPVNLILELVTFLARPVSLALRLFGNMYAGELIFILIALLPFWIQWALSVPWAIFHILVITLQAFIFMMLTIVYLSMASEKH; encoded by the coding sequence ATGGCTGCTGAAGAACATGCCCTGACTTCGACCGAGTATATCAAGCATCACTTGACCAATATGACCTATGGCAAAATGCCTGACGGTACATGGAAATTGGCTGAGACTGCTGAAGAAGCTCATTCGATGGGGTTCACTGCAATTCACTTGGATTCAATGGGTTGGTCTATCGGACTTGGTGTTATTTTCTGTTTGTTGTTCTGGACAGTTGCGAAAGCTGCGAATGCAGGTGTTCCAACTAAATTTCAGTCAGCGATTGAAATGATTATCGAGTTTGTTGACTCAAGTGTTCGTGATACTTTCCACGGCAAATCACGCTTAATTGCACCCTTGGCATTAACCATTTTCGTGTGGATTTTCCTCATGAACGCAATGGACTTAATCCCAGTTGACTGGATCCCGTATACAGCTCAATTGATTGGTGCAAACGTATTTGGCATGGACCCTCACCACGTTTACTTCAAGATCGTTCCATCTACTGACCCGAACATTACCCTTGGTATGTCGTTGTCTGTATTTGTTTTAATCTTGTTCTATAGTATTCGTGAGAAAGGGATCGGCGGTTTCGTCGGTGAATTGGCACTTAACCCATTCAACCCAAGTAACAAATTTGCAAAAGCGTTATTGATTCCAGTGAACTTAATTTTGGAATTAGTAACTTTCCTTGCTCGTCCAGTTTCGTTGGCTCTACGACTGTTCGGTAACATGTATGCGGGTGAGTTGATCTTCATCTTGATCGCATTATTGCCGTTCTGGATCCAGTGGGCGTTATCTGTGCCTTGGGCTATCTTCCACATTCTCGTAATCACGCTGCAAGCATTTATCTTTATGATGCTGACCATCGTTTACTTGAGCATGGCAAGCGAAAAGCATTAA
- a CDS encoding ATP synthase subunit I, whose translation MSQTSRMIDRRLAKALVFLQACMIAVAALLAWAIKDTTAALSAALGALVCWLAHCYFAWQSFRTAGARASKQVMLNMYRGMLGKFAIVIVGFILILSNVKPLSPVALFCGFILVQAMSWVAPFWVARLQKRG comes from the coding sequence ATGAGCCAAACTAGTCGCATGATTGACCGACGATTAGCAAAAGCTTTGGTCTTCTTACAAGCGTGTATGATTGCTGTTGCAGCGTTGCTTGCATGGGCAATAAAAGATACAACTGCTGCTTTGAGTGCTGCGCTTGGGGCTTTGGTATGTTGGTTGGCACACTGTTATTTTGCTTGGCAGTCGTTTAGAACGGCAGGCGCAAGAGCATCAAAACAAGTCATGCTGAATATGTACCGAGGAATGCTCGGTAAGTTTGCGATTGTGATCGTGGGTTTTATATTAATTTTGAGCAATGTTAAACCGCTGTCACCGGTTGCATTGTTTTGTGGATTTATTCTCGTACAAGCGATGTCGTGGGTCGCGCCATTTTGGGTGGCACGTCTACAAAAACGAGGGTAA
- a CDS encoding metal ABC transporter substrate-binding protein — translation MSRLIVFVLFSMLSTWGWTQSLVVSTHPIYLIAKQVTDGVEQPVLLLKDQSGHDVQLTPAHRKAIQDASLVIWLGKSHEAPLEKMLSSNRKAIALLDSGILTTLPLRNLRGASMPNTIDSHVWLDPNNAVRIAFFIATLRSQQYPENRAKYMANAKEFSQQMLQASQQYESSTKTKNYWSYHDAYQYLERALNLKFAGALTDDPHIAPTAAQIKYLRDNRPQNKMCLLAETTASASQYQKMNPVVFQPVDESMRGEDNFVTAWQKLASKTDKCVISAQN, via the coding sequence ATGTCCCGCCTAATTGTTTTTGTCTTGTTTTCGATGTTAAGCACATGGGGCTGGACACAAAGCTTGGTGGTTTCAACACATCCAATTTATTTGATTGCCAAACAAGTCACAGATGGAGTAGAACAACCTGTTCTGCTCCTGAAAGACCAGAGTGGTCATGATGTACAACTTACCCCTGCTCATCGTAAAGCGATTCAAGATGCGTCATTGGTCATCTGGTTAGGCAAGTCTCATGAAGCGCCACTGGAAAAAATGTTGAGCTCGAACCGTAAAGCGATTGCTTTATTGGACTCGGGTATTTTAACCACTTTGCCACTACGTAATTTGCGTGGTGCGTCTATGCCAAATACTATAGATAGTCATGTGTGGTTGGATCCGAATAATGCAGTTCGCATCGCATTTTTTATCGCGACCTTACGTTCGCAGCAATATCCCGAAAATCGGGCCAAATATATGGCCAATGCCAAAGAATTTTCACAGCAAATGTTGCAGGCTTCTCAACAATATGAAAGTTCAACCAAAACCAAGAACTATTGGTCTTATCATGATGCCTATCAATACTTGGAGCGGGCCTTAAACTTGAAATTTGCAGGCGCATTAACGGATGATCCGCACATTGCTCCGACTGCAGCCCAAATCAAGTATTTAAGAGATAATCGCCCACAAAATAAAATGTGCTTATTGGCTGAAACGACAGCGAGTGCCAGTCAGTACCAAAAAATGAACCCAGTAGTTTTCCAACCGGTCGATGAAAGCATGCGTGGCGAAGACAATTTTGTAACAGCGTGGCAAAAATTGGCTTCAAAAACCGATAAATGCGTAATAAGTGCACAAAATTGA